The Coffea arabica cultivar ET-39 chromosome 9e, Coffea Arabica ET-39 HiFi, whole genome shotgun sequence genome has a window encoding:
- the LOC113710551 gene encoding uncharacterized protein, whose product MPKKMGVNSKAEAARARKSAVEADRKDREAHEKEEQYWRDAEGAKSRAAKKREEEAEKRAEVAARKAEARRLAEEEEKDLEKALKKPDKKANRVSVPVPKVTEVELRRRREEEQAAIEKRAEEEKRKNSRTAAEEEYERMVLVENTNRDDSIIEASTIEEAIAQMTVADNLPVDKHPERRLKASFKAFEEAELPRLKEDKPGLTHTQYKDMIWKLWKKSPDNPLNQVADKP is encoded by the exons ATGCCGAAAAAAATGGGAGTTAATAGCAAAGCCGAAGCCGCTAGGGCTCGAAAGAGCGCCGTGGAGGCCGATCGCAAAGATCGCGAGGCTCATGAGAAGGAAGAGCAGTACTGGCGAGATGCCGAAGGCGCCAAGTCTCGCGCTGCCAAGAAGCGCGAGGAGGAGGCCGAGAAACGGGCCGAGGTTGCAGCTCGCAAAGCCGAGGCCCGCCGGTTGGccgaggaggaggagaaggatCTCGAGAAGGCTTTGAAGAAGCCAGATAAGAAGGCCAATCGCGTCTCCGTTCCCGTCCCCAAGGTCACCGAGGTCGAGCTACGGCGGCGGAGGGAGGAGGAGCAGGCTGCCATTGAGAAGAGAGCTGAGGAGGAGAAGCGGAAGAATAGCCGTACAGCGGCCGAGGAGGAGTACGAGAGGATGGTTCTTGTGGAGAACACCAATCGTGACGATTCCATCATTGAGGCGAGCACAATTGAGGAAGCCATTGCTCAGATGACCGTTGCCGATAATTTGCCAGTTGATAAGCATCCAGAAAGGAGGCTCAAGGCTTCATTTAAG GCTTTTGAAGAAGCTGAGCTTCCTAGGCTGAAGGAAGATAAACCAGGTCTTACACACACGCAGTACAAAGACATGATCTGGaaactttggaagaaatctCCTGACAACCCTCTTAACCAG GTTGCTGACAAGCCTTGA
- the LOC113710389 gene encoding probable serine/threonine-protein kinase PBL21 — protein sequence MMVGSPMINGRIFSLLKARIGKKRTIIVGLKSDNYSREMLRRLLSSVVVPGDSVLAVHVQESHDGFDPNTFLIHEDLCKYKQVDFQVKLCNGSLYIVELSHQVREHFATILAVGCSSQWPKDSTVNKCLKALPPSCSLLVMDNGGKILLQRQGTSQQGSVTRVLQSSVSSLSEFGSRDHSETRFHLQKSRTMSCPSTSLPVQPTGSKKLLSIRKNLSFPDVTQKLFERLATLEVKGNSRRFTLEELRRATNKFSPEVLIGEGGHSKVYRAELDDGQAAAVKVLNISQHSDEDLFREVEMLSSLKHENIVRVLGFCYCKDMQAVVYNLLKGSLRQRLKQLRWSERMQLAIGVARALDNLHSSSPPVIHRDVKSSNILLSENCQPQLSDFGAATVLHQNKQTSSVFSKPIHVVGTFGYLAPEYMMYGKVDEKIDVYSYGVVLLELITGKEAIQAKSMSNQESLVLWARSLLSSGLCERLIDPNLNQDYCQDEMKMMMIAARLCLLHSSSRRPTMKTVLHLLEEPDHWLAMQTKREELLIINGDSREEIEFCSRRKESVFSETLLMDDG from the exons ATGATGGTTGGAAGCCCAATGATCAATGGACGTATCTTTTCGCTGCTAAAGGCCAGGATTGGCAAGAAGAGAACCATTATCGTTGGTCTGAAATCTGATAACTACAGCAGAGAAATGCTTCGCCGCTTACTCAGTTCGGTAGTGGTGCCAGGGGACAGTGTGCTGGCTGTTCATGTGCAAGAGTCGCATGATGGCTTTGATCCAAACACTTTCCTCATCCATGAAGATCTCTGCAAGTACAAACAG GTGGATTTCCAAGTAAAGCTTTGTAACGGAAGCTTATATATAGTCGAATTGAGTCATCAGGTACGCGAACACTTTGCCACAATTCTGGCAGTCGGGTGCAGCAGTCAATG GCCCAAAGATTCAACTGTTAACAAATGCTTAAAGGCATTGCCTCCAAGTTGCTCCCTTCTGGTTATGGATAATGGAGGTAAAATCTTATTGCAGAGGCAAGGAACTTCTCAACAGGGTTCTGTAACTAGAGTACTCCAGTCTTCTGTGTCATCCCTTTCCGAATTTGGTAGCCGTGACCATTCAGAGACTAGATTTCATCTTCAGAAATCACGGACAATGTCATGCCCCTCAACTTCATTACCTGTACAACCTACTGGAAGCAAGAAACTGCTCAGCATTAGGAAAAACCTGAGCTTTCCAGATGTAACACAGAAATTGTTTGAGAGGTTAGCTACTTTGGAGGTGAAGGGAAACAGCAGACGCTTTACACTGGAAGAACTAAGGCGTGCAACTAACAAATTTAGTCCTGAGGTGTTGATTGGAGAGGGAGGACATAGTAAGGTTTATCGAGCCGAACTTGATGATGGTCAGGCTGCAGCAGTGAAAGTACTTAACATCTCGCAACACTCTGATGAGGATCTCTTCCGGGAGGTGGAAATGCTGAgcagtttaaaacatgaaaacatAGTTCGGGTTCTAGGATTTTGTTATTGCAAAGATATGCAGGCTGTTGTCTACAATTTACTCAAAGGAAGTCTAAGGCAAAGACTAAAACAGCTGAGGTGGTCTGAGAGGATGCAACTTGCCATTGGTGTGGCGAGGGCACTGGACAACCTCCATTCCTCCTCCCCTCCTGTCATACACAGAGATGTAAAGTCCTCTAACATACTTCTCTCTGAGAATTGCCAACCACAG CTATCAGATTTTGGAGCAGCAACAGTACTCCACCAAAACAAGCAAACGTCGTCAGTGTTCTCGaagccaattcatgtggttggaaCTTTTGGTTACCTGGCCCCAGAGTACATGATGTATGGCAAAGTTGACGAGAAGATAGACGTGTATTCTTATGGTGTTGTGCTGTTGGAATTAATCACAGGGAAAGAGGCTATTCAGGCGAAATCTATGTCTAATCAAGAGAGCTTGGTTTTATGG GCAAGGTCTCTTCTTAGTAGCGGTCTGTGTGAACGCTTGATTGATCCTAATCTAAACCAAGATTATTGCCAGGatgaaatgaaaatgatgatgattgCCGCCCGTCTATGCCTTCTGCATTCATCATCTAGAAGGCCAACTATGAAGACG GTTTTGCATCTGCTTGAGGAACCAGATCATTGGCTCGCAATGCAGACCAAAAGAGAGGAGCTCCTAATTATAAACGGTGATTCCAGAGAAGAAATAGAATTTTGCAGCAGACGTAAAGAATCAGTTTTCAGTGAAACTTTGTTAATGGACGATGGATAG
- the LOC113710143 gene encoding GDSL esterase/lipase At5g55050-like, producing MKNRSSCNIVVLSYYLQATLALLVGLVMLQAALGSAAKPPAIFILGDSTVDVGTNSYLQESRARADFPHYGIDFPRSRPTGRFSNGLNGADFLARLMGYNSSPRPFLSLGSPLLSYLRNHAFRGANFASAGSGLLDLTGSALGVVPLSEQIKQFATLQGNLSAVRGSGATEAMLQKSLFCISIGSNDLFDYVVSNSSTTPQEFIYLLMKEYENSIKTLYSLGARKFGIISVPPIGCCPTIRLLDAEGKCSEALNGLARAFYSALETLLYGIGSELEDMKYSLGNAYLMTINVIDNPQPFHFTRVDTACCGFGKLNAEQACNATANLCSKRKEYLFWDQFHPTQAAANLAANTLYAGPPLYVSPINFAQLVQL from the exons atgaagaatagATCATCATGCAATATCGTTGTTCTTTCATATTATCTCCAGGCAACACTTGCCTTGCTGGTAGGATTGGTGATGTTGCAGGCTGCATTAGGCAGTGCAGCAAAGCCTCCGGCGATTTTCATACTGGGTGACTCCACCGTAGACGTTGGTACTAATTCTTACTTGCAAGAAAGCAGGGCCAGAGCCGACTTTCCTCATTACGGCATTGACTTCCCTCGCTCGAGGCCAACTGGGAGGTTTAGCAATGGCTTGAATGGTGCTGATTTTCTAG CCAGGTTAATGGGATATAACAGCAGCCCACGACCCTTTCTCAGTCTTGGTAGCCCTTTGCTTTCTTATCTCAGAAACCACGCCTTCAGAGGCGCAAACTTTGCTTCTGCGGGTTCTGGCCTGCTTGACCTCACTGGTTCAGCATTG GGAGTTGTGCCATTATCAGAGCAGATTAAGCAATTTGCCACGCTCCAAGGTAATCTTTCTGCTGTTAGGGGTTCAGGGGCAACGGAAGCAATGCTACAAAAATCTTTGTTTTGCATCAGTATTGGAAGCAATGACCTCTTTGACTATGTTGTTTCCAATAGCAGCACGACTCCACAAGAGTTTATTTACCTCCTCATGAAAGAATACGAGAACTCTATCAAA ACTTTATACAGCCTTGGAGCACGGAAATTTGGCATCATAAGTGTGCCGCCAATCGGTTGCTGCCCAACCATTAGACTTCTGGATGCTGAAGGAAAATGCTCCGAGGCCTTGAATGGATTGGCAAGAGCTTTTTATTCAGCACTTGAGACCCTATTGTACGGCATTGGCTCTGAGCTTGAGGACATGAAATACTCACTTGGAAATGCTTACTTAATGACCATCAATGTCATCGACAATCCACAGCCCTTCC ATTTCACGAGGGTGGACACTGCGTGCTGCGGATTTGGCAAGTTGAACGCAGAACAGGCTTGTAATGCAACTGCAAATCTTTGCTCAAAGCGTAAGGAGTACTTGTTCTGGGATCAATTCCACCCGACTCAAGCTGCTGCTAACCTGGCAGCTAATACGCTCTATGCTGGTCCACCTCTCTACGTATCGCCTATTAACTTCGCTCAGCTGGTTCAACTGTGA
- the LOC113709621 gene encoding uncharacterized protein: protein MSKTGAAMHVKSDSEVTSIDQASTPPRSPRRPLYYVQSPSHSHHHNDVDKMSYGSSPFASPAHPHCHYNYHYPHYHCSPIHHSRESSTSRFSAKFPALGWRRIQTSCRLDDDDDHRQAEKEDDDDQHHPDDDEWDGSKAHLKFYVLCFLLCFLVLFTIFSLILWAASASYHPKTVVKNIVFENFNVQAGMDRTGVPTDMLTLNSTVKIFFRNPATFFGVHVTATPLQLYYYDLKVASGLMKKFYQSRKSQQIVMVVVQGYQVPLYGGVSVLSGAKGHLESASVPLNLTFKMRSRAYVLGRLVKPKFYTSIICAVTLRGNHLGKPVNLTNSDKCVYK from the exons ATGTCAAAAACGGGGGCGGCAATGCATGTGAAATCGGACTCGGAGGTGACGAGTATAGATCAGGCCTCAACGCCTCCCCGGTCGCCGAGGAGGCCGCTTTACTACGTGCAGAGCCCATCTCATTCCCACCACCACAATGACGTGGACAAAATGTCTTACGGCTCCAGCCCCTTTGCTTCCCCGGCTCACCCCCACTGCCACTACAACTACCATTACCCCCATTATCACTGCTCTCCCATCCACCACTCCCGCGAGTCCTCTACTTCCAGATTCTCTGCCAAATTTCCTGCTTTGGGCTGGAGGAGGATTCAGACCAGCTGCCGCCTCGACGACGACGACGACCACCGCCAAGCCGAGAAGGAGGACGATGACGACCAACACCACCCTGATGACGATGAGTGGGACGGTAGCAAGGCCCACCTCAAATTCTACGTTCTCTGCTTTCTCCTTTGCTTCCTGGTTTTGTTCACCATCTTCTCATTGATTCTTTGGGCTGCAAGTGCTTCTTACCACCCCAAAACCGTCGTCAAG AACATTGTGTTTGAGAATTTCAACGTACAAGCAGGGATGGATAGGACCGGGGTACCAACGGATATGTTGACTTTGAATTCAACAGTGAAAATATTCTTCAGAAATCCAGCGACTTTCTTCGGCGTACACGTCACTGCCACACCTCTTCAACTTTACTATTACGACCTCAAGGTTGCTTCTGGTCTG ATGAAGAAGTTTTATCAGTCAAGAAAGAGCCAACAAATAGTAATGGTTGTCGTTCAAGGTTACCAAGTTCCTCTTTATGGTGGAGTGTCAGTTTTGAGCGGAGCCAAGGGTCACCTTGAGAGTGCATCAGTGCCCCTTAACCTGACTTTCAAAATGAGGTCAAGGGCTTATGTTTTGGGAAGGCTGGTGAAGCCAAAGTTTTACACAAGCATCATATGTGCTGTAACTCTGAGAGGCAATCATCTTGGAAAGCCTGTTAATCTTACAAATTCCGATAAGTGTGTTTACAAATAG
- the LOC113709323 gene encoding lysine histidine transporter-like 8 → MGEVMEVGGPQRASSSARIVPVVHDEAPQQQSPVPFSSRSTPLGLLLLQQHSSRETSDEDFCLPTNTTAAILTIDIPDKFGSHKDHPDDWLPITQSRRGNAFTAAFHLLCSGIGIQALLLPVAFVPLGWAWGTLCLTLVFAWQLYTTWLLVHLHEPGPAGAAGTRCSRYVVLSIIAFGPKLGKLLAIFPTMYLSGGTCVVIIITGGGIMELLYKLICGDDPKCSSDTVLTGAAWFFFVFVCLAILVSQFFPSLHSLAPVSLIGSMALATYFSMLWTLSIREGRPGGVSYEPSKAAASEMPRIRGIINALGIIALTFKGHNLILEIQGTIPTDPQHPSRHGMWRGVTASYLLIAVLLFPLAIGGYWAYGNMMPAKGILNALSTSLKHQRTSKSVMATIYVIMLVHLFSAFQIYGMPVFDNLERIYVSKRNQACPRWVRSAIRVFFGGLTYFIAMAFPFLGSLGPFIGAITLPLTLAYPCFMWLAIKKPKVLSSMWCLNFGLGSLGLVMSFLLAAAALWSLVVDGLDANFFKPH, encoded by the exons ATGGGAGAAGTAATGGAAGTAGGTGGTCCGCAGAGGGCATCCTCATCAGCCCGAATAGTGCCAGTAGTCCACGATGAAGCTCCTCAACAACAATCCCCAGTTCCATTCAGCTCTAGGTCCACCCCGCTCGGGCTCCTGCTGCTGCAACAACATTCAAGTAGGGAAACATCAGATGAAGATTTCTGCCTTCCAACCAATACTACTGCTGCTATTCTCACAATTGACATTCCTGACAAATTCGGTAGCCACAAAGACCACCCTGATGATTGGCTACCCATTACTCAATCCAGACGTGGAAACGCCTTCACGGCTGCTTTTCATTTGCTATGTTCTGGAATCGGTATTCAAGCCCTACTACTTCCCGTTGCATTTGTGCCGCTCGGATG GGCGTGGGGAACGCTGTGTTTGACACTAGTCTTCGCATGGCAGCTCTACACCACATGGCTTCTGGTCCATCTTCACGAACCAGGTCCGGCAGGAGCCGCCGGAACTCGCTGCAGCAGATACGTCGTCCTGTCAATTATAGCATTTG GTCCAAAACTGGGGAAGCTGCTTGCGATATTTCCAACCATGTATCTCTCGGGTGGTACTTGCGTGGTGATCATAATCACAGGGGGAGGGATCATGGAGCTTTTGTATAAACTCATATGCGGAGATGACCCGAAATGCAGCTCAGATACAGTATTAACTGGGGCAGCATGGTTCTTTTTTGTATTCGTATGCTTGGCCATTTTGGTGTCCCAATTCTTCCCCAGCTTGCACTCCTTAGCTCCGGTCTCGCTGATCGGATCAATGGCACTTGCGACATATTTTTCCATGCTATGGACTCTTTCCATCAGAGAAGGTAGGCCCGGAGGTGTTTCGTATGAACCATCTAAAGCAGCTGCATCAGAAATGCCTCGAATTCGCGGTATCATCAATGCTCTTGGGATTATTGCTCTCACTTTCAAAGGTCACAATCTAATCCTTGAAATACAG GGAACCATACCCACGGATCCACAACATCCATCTCGTCATGGGATGTGGAGAGGAGTGACTGCATCGTATTTACTAATTGCAGTGTTACTTTTTCCCCTGGCAATAGGAGGATATTGGGCTTATGGGAATATG ATGCCAGCAAAGGGGATCCTAAATGCACTGTCTACATCATTGAAACACCAGAGGACGTCAAAATCTGTGATGGCCACGATATACGTGATAATGCTAGTGCACTTATTCAGCGCATTCCAAATCTATGGAATGCCAGTTTTCGACAACTTGGAGCGCATATACGTTAGCAAGAGAAACCAGGCATGCCCCAGATGGGTTCGCTCAGCCATAAGAGTCTTCTTCGGAGGATTGACATATTTCATAGCCATGGCCTTTCCCTTCCTCGGAAGTCTGGGGCCTTTCATTGGTGCAATCACGCTCCCCTTGACTCTGGCTTATCCCTGTTTCATGTGGCTTGCCATTAAGAAACCCAAAGTCTTGAGTTCAATGTGGTGTCTAAATTTTGGCCTTGGTTCTTTAGGCCTTGTAATGAGTTTTTTGTTAGCAGCTGCTGCATTGTGGAGTTTAGTGGTCGATGGTTTGGATGCCAATTTCTTTAAGCCCCATTGA
- the LOC113709388 gene encoding lysine histidine transporter-like 8, with product MSRENLGQGGNVVAEAEVDQATSAPITPRAPPSIAPSPLVVSAPPSQFHSPSLSRSPLLTSADHPAGATKTPNTSRPPQSTAPSPLIVSAPPSQFHSPSLSRSPFLTSADHPAGATKTPNRSRPASRFITPLGSPLRKALRLTKLDPHDAWLPITESRNGNAYYAAFHTLCSGIGIQALVLPVAFTVLGWAWGVICLTLAFIWQLYTLYLLVQLHENYETGIRYSRYMQLASATFGNKLSKLLATFPILYLSGGTCVALIVVGGSTCKMLYQTLCGCADQPLTTVEWYLVFTSGAVVLSQLPNLNSIAGVSLIGAITAVGYCTLMWVVSVSKGRLPNVSYAPVKANSDVARVFELLNALGIIAFAFRGHNLVLEIQATMPSSEKHPSRVPMWRGVKVAYVIVAMCLFPLAIAGYWAYGRVIPANGGMLAAIYAFHSRDVARSVLGLMSFFVIVNALSSFQIYGMPMFDDMESQYTQRFKKPCPWWLRVIIRAMFGYGVFFVAVAIPFLSSMAGLIGAISLPVTLAHPCFMWLKFKKPKKYGPIWWLNWTLGLSGMGLSAVLSAAGVYVIIDTGIKLSFFKPQ from the exons ATGAGCCGAGAAAACCTAGGACAAGGAGGCAACGTGGTGGCTGAGGCTGAGGTTGACCAAGCGACCTCCGCTCCAATAACCCCCCGAGCCCCGCCTTCCATAGCTCCGTCACCCCTCGTAGTATCGGCTCCTCCCTCCCAATTCCACTCCCCTTCTCTGTCTCGGTCACCTCTTCTCACTTCTGCAGACCATCCAGCCGGAGCAACTAAAACCCCTAACACATCTCGACCCCCGCAGTCCACAGCTCCGTCACCCCTTATAGTATCGGCTCCTCCCTCCCAATTCCACTCCCCTTCTCTGTCTCGATCACCTTTTCTCACTTCTGCAGACCATCCAGCGGGAGCAACCAAAACCCCTAACAGATCTCGACCCGCCAGTCGATTTATTACTCCTCTCGGAAGCCCCCTCAGGAAGGCTTTAAGACTTACAAAGCTCGACCCCCATGATGCTTGGCTCCCCATCACCGAGTCCAGAAACGGGAATGCCTACTATGCTGCCTTTCACACTTTATGTTCTGGGATTGGAATTCAAGCCCTTGTTCTCCCCGTTGCCTTCACAGTTCTTGGATG GGCATGGGGTGTCATTTGCTTAACGTTGGCGTTCATATGGCAGCTTTACACTTTATATCTGCTGGTGCAACTCCACGAAAATTATGAAACTGGTATCCGCTACAGCAGATACATGCAGCTTGCTAGCGCAACTTTTG GGAACAAACTGTCGAAGTTGCTGGCGACATTCCCGATCCTGTACTTATCGGGAGGAACCTGCGTGGCCCTGATCGTCGTTGGTGGCTCGACATGTAAGATGCTGTACCAGACGCTGTGTGGATGCGCGGACCAGCCGCTGACGACCGTGGAATGGTACTTGGTGTTCACAAGCGGGGCAGTCGTCCTGTCTCAGCTGCCCAACTTGAACTCTATCGCCGGAGTATCCCTTATAGGGGCCATCACCGCCGTTGGATACTGTACACTCATGTGGGTGGTGTCTGTCAGTAAGGGTAGGCTCCCTAATGTATCCTACGCTCCGGTCAAAGCCAACTCAGACGTTGCTAGGGTTTTTGAGCTCCTCAACGCACTGGGTATCATTGCTTTTGCCTTCAGAGGCCATAATCTCGTATTAGAGATTCAG GCTACCATGCCTTCCAGCGAGAAACATCCTTCTCGGGTGCCGATGTGGAGGGGCGTCAAAGTTGCATATGTAATTGTGGCGATGTGCTTGTTCCCTCTTGCTATTGCTGGCTATTGGGCATACGGTCGCGTG ATTCCTGCAAACGGAGGAATGTTGGCAGCAATATATGCATTCCACAGTCGAGACGTTGCAAGATCCGTCCTAGGGCTGATGAGTTTCTTTGTGATAGTCAACGCCCTGAGCTCCTTCCAAATCTATGGGATGCCAATGTTCGATGACATGGAATCCCAGTACACCCAGCGCTTCAAGAAACCATGTCCTTGGTGGCTGAGGGTTATTATCAGGGCTATGTTTGGTTATGGCGTCTTCTTTGTGGCGGTGGCCATTCCCTTCCTCAGCAGCATGGCCGGCCTCATTGGAGCAATTTCCCTGCCCGTCACTTTAGCTCATCCCTGTTTCATGTGGCTCAAGTTCAAGAAACCAAAAAAGTATGGTCCCATCTGGTGGCTGAATTGGACTCTGGGCCTTTCAGGGATGGGTCTCAGTGCAGTTCTCAGCGCTGCTGGTGTTTATGTTATCATTGACACCGGCATTAAACTCAGCTTCTTTAAGCCCCAGTAA